Proteins encoded by one window of Cannabis sativa cultivar Pink pepper isolate KNU-18-1 chromosome 4, ASM2916894v1, whole genome shotgun sequence:
- the LOC133037225 gene encoding uncharacterized protein LOC133037225: MAHPEGRIEDVLVQVDKFIFPADFIILDYEEDREVPIILGRSFLATGRTLIDVEKGELTMRAQDEQATFKVFHPIRAPNAIGECLAIGDMDPNMVEESKFKNSKKVRKKIPFKEIAKDHEPRERKDKTSFEPKKPPKKKRKKKKFSRKIWSQMFEVGKQVIFANSLTKATRGRLDSRCDGSFLVVRVYLDGVVELRDALSRRNFLVKGQGVKFGGGEVDRAKTSITLEEA; encoded by the coding sequence ATGGCTCATCCAGAGGGGAGAATTGAAGATGTGTTGGTACAAGTGGATAAGTTCATTTTTCCAGCCGATTTCATTATTCTTGACTATGAGGAAGATAGGGAAGTTCCAATCATTTTAGGGAGGTCATTTCTTGCCACTGGAAGAACTTTGATAGATGTTGAAAAGGGAGAGCTTACCATGAGAGCTCAAGATGAGCAAGCCACGTTCAAGGTTTTCCATCCCATACGTGCTCCGAACGCAATAGGAGAATGCTTAGCAATTGGAGATATGGATCCTAACATGGTTGAGGAatccaaattcaaaaatagtAAGAAGGTGAGAAAAAAGATTCCCTTTAAAGAAATTGCTAAGGATCACGAGCCGCGAGAAAGaaaagacaaaacatcatttGAACCTAAAAAACCacccaaaaagaagagaaagaaaaagaagtttaGTAGAAAAATTTGGTCTCAAATGTTTGAAGTTGGGAAACAAGTGATTTTTGCTAACTCTTTAACGAAGGCTACTCGTGGACGACTAGATTCAAGGTGTGATGGATCTTTCTTGGTGGTGAGAGTGTACCTCGATGGGGTGGTAGAACTACGTGATGCACTTTCAAGAAGAAATTTTTTGGTGAAAGGCCAAGGAGTGAAGTTTGGGGGTGGTGAGGTTGATCGAGCAAAGACCTCCATCACATTGGAAGAGGCTTGA
- the LOC133036943 gene encoding uncharacterized protein LOC133036943, protein MSGVKATTYVEVLEKVLEVELCESHIQKDNTARWEARTASNGGKTCYKCGQPGNYKKDCPQKGDQLKDDKLVPARVFALARGEAETSNTVVVGQISISGKLCTVLFDSGATHSFIASKMIDKLELLYVNFSYKFMMELPSGEVMISSRGVRDALIRIADKELSGDLIELEMGITILSWVWIGYHDMEQ, encoded by the exons ATGTCAGGGGTAAAGGCAACCACGTATGTTGAGGTACTGGAAAAAGTTTTAGAAGttgagttgtgtgaaagtcATATACAGAAAGACAATACGGCTAGGTGGGAGGCCAGAACGGCCAGTAATGGAG GCAAGACTTGTTACAAGTGTGGGCAACCGGGAAACTATAAGAAGGACTGTCCGCAAAAGGGTGATCAACTCAAGGATGACAAACTTGTCCCAGCTCGAGTATTTGCACTAGCTAGAGGGGAGGCTGAGACTAGTAACACTGTAGTTGTAGGTCAGATTTCTATCTCTGGGAAACTAtgtactgttttatttgattctggAGCTACGCACTCATTTATTGCTTCAAAGATGATAGATAAGTTAGAACTACTGTATGTAAACTTTAGTTATAAGTTCATGATGGAGTTGCCCTCGGGCGAGGTTATGATATCATCTAGAGGAGTGCGGGATGCGCTAATAAGGATTGCAGACAAGGAACTTAGTGGAGATCTGATAGAGCTGGAGATGGGGATTACGATCTTATCTTGGGTATGGATTGGCTATCACGACATGGAGCAATAA